From one Lycium barbarum isolate Lr01 chromosome 6, ASM1917538v2, whole genome shotgun sequence genomic stretch:
- the LOC132645539 gene encoding sphingoid long-chain bases kinase 2, mitochondrial, giving the protein MIIYQGVVVGVAMARNPSLIRAEQQAPMPSDLTSSNSTILRSGTASLRRRDLVFVVNPRGANGTAGQQWKKLLPYVRSRLGNDCNICESLTSGPSHAIDITREAIREGADAVIAVGGDGTLHEVVNGFFCSGKPVCNHDMDSSHSTALGIIPLGTGSDFARTLGWKNDPHDAIERIAKGLKSKIDAGCIAGEIGEPHYFINVADIHLSAKAGYYASRYKKFGNLCYVIGALQAFFRHHNQDLRIKVDEGEWEVCSQVTALCIGNAKYFGGGMKITPNANPSSGDYEVVILQDFKWYDFVLKGHKLYKGTHLSVKNVSSRRARSIEIEEIGSSGSIYVQSDGEFLGFLPRKFSILPGVIELIC; this is encoded by the exons ATGATTATATATCAAGGTGTAGTAGTAGGAGTTGCAATGGCGAGAAATCCATCATTAATCAGAGCAGAACAACAGGCTCCTATGCCATCAGATCTCACCTCCTCCAACTCCACTATACTCCGCAGCGGCACCGCCTCCCTTCGCCGCCGTGACCTTGTCTTCGTCGTCAATCCCCGAG GAGCTAATGGAACTGCGGGTCAGCAATGGAAGAAGCTACTTCCTTATGTTAGGTCTCGCTTGGGTAATGACTGTAAC ATATGCGAATCTTTAACTTCAGGTCCTTCTCATGCCATTGACATAACAAGAGAG GCTATCCGTGAAGGAGCTGATGCTGTAATTGCAGTTGGTGGGGATGGAACTCTTCATGAG GTTGTTAATGGCTTCTTCTGCAGTGGAAAACCTGTTTGTAATCATGATATGGACTCCAGCCATTCAACTGCTCTTGGC ATAATCCCCTTAGGTACCGGATCTGACTTTGCCAGGACGCTTGGCTG GAAAAATGATCCTCATGACGCCATAGAACGCATTGCTAAAG GGCTGAAATCCAAAATTGATGCTGGATGCATAGCTGGAGAAATTGGAGAACCCCATTATTTCATCAATGTTGCTGATATTCATCT AAGTGCAAAAGCAGGTTATTATGCATCAAGGTACAAGAAATTTGGAAACTTATGTTATGTTATTGGTGCTTTGCAAGCTTTCTTTCGGCACCATAACCAAGATCTAAGGATCAAG GTTGATGAGGGTGAATGGGAAGTATGTTCCCAAGTAACTGCTCTTTGCATTGGGAATGCAAAATATTTTGGTGGCGGAATGAAGATTACACCAAATGCCAATCCCTCAAGCGGGGATTATGAG GTGGTCATTCTGCAGGACTTCAAGTGGTATGATTTCGTTCTCAAAGGGCATAAGCTGTACAAAGGGACACACTTATCAGTGAAAAATGTATCTTCACGAAG GGCGCGTTCAATTGAAATTGAAGAGATTGGCAGCAGTGGCTCCATATATGTGCAGTCTGATGGAGAATTCTTAGGATTCCTACCTAGGAAGTTTTCCATACTACCTGGTGTTATTGAATTGATTTGTTAA
- the LOC132645542 gene encoding uncharacterized protein LOC132645542 — protein MATFTSFASIRIPNLQSGNQHSIFGPNGSKKIHSKLLRCNVENSTGNSSNNTSTSTSSQDSESENLLLKMAWYSSEFLGIAASFFRSPKGTEASSEGNLELEADGCGLVDRALVVDTIKDDFQRSYFVTGNLTLNAYEENCEFADPAGSFKGLSRFKRNCTNFGYLVETSNMKLMKWEDFEEKAIGHWRFSCILSFPWKPILSATGYTEYYFDEKSGKVCRHIEHWNVPKMALLKQILRPSKGKKTSG, from the exons ATGGCGACTTTTACTTCTTTTGCTTCCATTAGAATTCCCAATCTCCAATCCGGCAACCAACATTCAATTTTCGGGCCAAATGGTAGTAagaaaatacatagtaaattgtTACGATGCAATGTTGAAAACTCAACAGGGAACTCATCCAACAATACTAGTACTAGCACTAGCAGCCAAGATTCTGAGTCTGAAAATTTGCTGCTCAAAATGGCTTGGTATAGTTCTGAGTTCCTTGGCATTGCTGCATCATTTTTCCGTTCTCCGAAGGGTACTGAAGCTTCTTCAGAGGGGAATTTGGAACTTGAAGCTGATGGGTGTGGACTTGTTGATCGTGCCCTTGTGGTTGATACCATTAAAGATGACTTCCAAAGATCCTACTTTGTTACAG GAAACCTGACCCTTAATGCATATGAAGAGAACTGTGAATTTGCGGATCCAGCGGGTTCCTTCAAAGGGCTTAGTCGGTTTAAAAGGAACTGTACTAATTTTGGTTACCTTGTTGAAACATCAAATATGAAACTCATGAAGTGGGAGGACTTTGAG GAGAAGGCGATTGGTCATTGGCGTTTCAGTTGCATACTGTCATTTCCATGGAAGCCCATTCTTTCAG cAACCGGTTATACAGAATACTATTTCGATGAGAAATCTGGTAAAGTATGCAGGCATATAGAGCATTGGAATGTACCAAAAATGGCTCTTCTGAAGCAAATCCTAAGGCCTAGTAAGGGAAAAAAAACCAGCGGATGA
- the LOC132645540 gene encoding uncharacterized protein LOC132645540, giving the protein MKIRPQDHVVTFIWAETNTVRNTFRRVLPRIMITFIFFFCLLYVFYSLICLNPSFKSTLLPLDTFIRINEEKHSNTIQKAPEKTQLHHIVFGIGSSRATWRYRKEYVKLWWKPDKMRGFVWLDKPMIMSKNQSTSNNSTNTSTSLPQIKISSDTSRFRYTNKKGDRSGIRISRIVSETLRADSENVRWFVMGDDDTFFVPENLVRILRKYDHNQFYYIGSVSETHWQNHEFSYNMAYGGGGFAISFPLAKAIEKMQDKCLQKYPHLYGSDDRIQACMAELGVPLTKEVGFHQFDLHGSVMGLLSAHPVAPLISLHHLDKIQPIIPKLSRVEALRRLNKPIKLDSAGLMQQSICYDRPRRWTISVSWGYLVQINRGILPAREIERPITTFNDWYGTGDEYSFTFNIRPYHNNGCQRPFFYLLSNAYATTNHTTSVYVYDGAPGRKCKWSIADPSEIRRVEVYKKPDPNLWDKSPRRNCCRVLPTSKNDTLLVDVGECKDGETI; this is encoded by the exons ATGAAAATCAGACCACAAGATCACGTGGTTACCTTTATTTGGGCAGAAACCAATACTGTGAGGAACACTTTCAGAAGAGTTCTTCCAAGAATCATGATCactttcatcttcttcttttgtcTTCTATACGTTTTTTACTCCCTAATTTGTTTAAACCCTTCATTCAAGTCCACCCTTTTACCTTTAGATACTTTTATTAGAATTAACGAAGAAAAACACTCAAACACTATCCAAAAAGCCCCAGAAAAAACTCAGCTCCACCATATTGTTTTTGGCATTGGATCATCACGAGCCACATGGAGATATCGAAAAGAGTACGTAAAATTATGGTGGAAGCCGGATAAAATGCGAGGATTTGTATGGTTAGACAAGCCTATGATCATGTCGAAGAATCAAAGCACGAGTAATAATTCTACTAATACAAGTACTTCTCTCCCACAAATCAAGATTTCAAGTGATACGTCAAGATTTAGGTACACGAATAAAAAAGGCGATCGATCGGGGATTCGTATATCCCGAATCGTATCGGAAACATTAAGAGCGGATTCGGAGAACGTGAGGTGGTTCGTGATGGGGGACGACGATACGTTTTTCGTGCCTGAAAATTTGGTTAGGATATTGAGGAAATATGATCATAACCAATTTTATTACATAGGGAGTGTATCGGAAACACATTGGCAAAATcatgagttttcttataatatggCTTATGGAGGTGGAGGTTTTGCTATTAGTTTTCCATTGGCAAAGGCTATTGAGAAGATGCAAGATAAATGTTTACAAAAGTATCCACATTTGTATGGATCAGATGATAGGATTCAAGCTTGTATGGCTGAACTTGGAGTTCCTCTCACTAAAGAAGTTGGATTTCACCAG TTTGATCTACATGGTAGTGTTATGGGCCTGCTCTCAGCCCATCCAGTTGCACCACTGATTTCACTTCATCATCTTGATAAAATCCAGCCCATCATCCCTAAACTAAGCCGAGTTGAAGCCCTGAGACGCCTCAACAAACCCATAAAACTGGACTCAGCTGGGCTCATGCAACAGTCCATATGTTATGATAGGCCCAGGAGATGGACCATTTCTGTCTCATGGGGCTATTTGGTCCAGATAAATAGGGGCATCTTACCAGCCCGTGAAATAGAAAGGCCCATTACAACTTTCAATGATTGGTATGGTACTGGTGATGAATATTCCTTCACATTCAACATAAGGCCATATCATAACAATGGTTGCCAAAGACCATTTTTCTACTTGTTGTCCAATGCATATGCGACAACCAATCACACCACAAGCGTCTACGTGTACGACGGGGCCCCCGGACGGAAGTGCAAGTGGAGTATAGCTGATCCATCCGAGATACGCCGCGTGGAAGTGTACAAGAAGCCTGATCCAAATTTATGGGACAAG TCTCCAAGAAGAAATTGTTGCAGAGTTTTGCCAACAAGCAAGAATGACACTCTATTAGTAGATGTGGGTGAATGCAAAGATGGTGAAACCATCTAA